From Nicotiana tabacum cultivar K326 chromosome 20, ASM71507v2, whole genome shotgun sequence, one genomic window encodes:
- the LOC107786206 gene encoding LOW QUALITY PROTEIN: F-box/kelch-repeat protein At3g23880 (The sequence of the model RefSeq protein was modified relative to this genomic sequence to represent the inferred CDS: substituted 1 base at 1 genomic stop codon), giving the protein METRASRTRKRTRNAQFRKQDSSSIIPSLPLEIGVEILSKLPVKSLLQFRSVSKSWLSLISSSEFINTHLRSCSNNKEYNYHRIILNFTCNLKDFPLHSLIYNPITEASEMDYPMKNSLTRWCDTANGLICLANKENSDKPMRMTNKLPSSGVNLYIWNPSIRKSRKLPDSGVKSKWFCSTYFRYGFGYDELHGDYKLVVIFNIFDDHRDDYAPFETKVKIYSLKSDSWRTVEDFEGSSLIDCSAKFVKGKLYWTKSATACEYNSEYGCCIIHFYEYDHGNSCDIISFDLAHETWGKVEQPNYGKGRFALRLGVLGSDLVVLCNYEGSHSDVWVMKDYGVKASWTKMFTIDCYDDPGKYEYYPRCYMPFSPPFYELYKGEILLLYXSVFRVYNPKDDSIRQIRQPELTKPKTCFQAEIYVESLVNPMLTAD; this is encoded by the coding sequence ATGGAAACTAGAGCTTCGAGGACGAGAAAACGCACAAGAAATGCCCAATTTCGAAAACAAGATTCAAGCTCAATAATCCCTTCCCTTCCCCTGGAGATCGGCGTGGAAATACTGTCGAAGCTGCCCGTGAAATCATTGTTGCAATTCAGGTCTGTTTCAAAATCATGGCTTTCTCTAATTTCGAGCTCTGAATTCATAAACACCCATCTCCGTTCCTGTTCTAATAACAAAGAATACAACTACCATAGGATTATCTTAAACTTCACATGCAATCTCAAGGATTTTCCCCTACATTCCTTAATTTACAACCCAATTACTGAGGCATCTGAAATGGATTATCCCATGAAAAATTCCCTTACTAGGTGGTGTGATACGGCCAATGGATTGATTTGTCTGGCCAATAAGGAAAACTCGGATAAACCAATGAGGATGACGAATAAATTGCCTAGTTCTGGAGTTAATTTATATATATGGAACCCATCAATTAGGAAGTCGAGGAAATTGCCTGACTCGGGAGTTAAATCCAAGTGGTTTTGCTCTACATATTTTAGGTATGGTTTTGGATACGATGAGTTACACGGCGATTATAAACTAGTGGTAATTTTCAATATCTTTGATGATCATCGAGATGATTATGCTCCATTTGAGACCAAGGTCAAAATTTACAGCTTGAAGAGTGATTCTTGGAGAACGGTCGAGGATTTTGAGGGAAGCTCTTTGATAGATTGTTCAGCTAAGTTTGTCAAGGGGAAGCTTTATTGGACTAAATCTGCAACTGCTTGTGAGTACAATAGCGAATATGGCTGCTGCATAATTCATTTTTATGAGTACGATCACGGCAATAGCTGCGACATCATTTCTTTTGATTTAGCACATGAGACATGGGGTAAGGTGGAGCAACCCAATTACGGAAAAGGTAGATTTGCTTTGAGGCTGGGAGTTTTGGGAAGTGATCTTGTTGTGCTTTGTAACTATGAGGGAAGTCATTCTGATGTGTGGGTTATGAAGGATTATGGAGTTAAAGCATCTTGGACAAAGATGTTCACCATTGACTGTTATGATGATCCTGGGAAGTATGAGTATTATCCACGTTGTTACATGCCATTTTCCCCGCCGTTTTACGAGTTATATAAGGGTGAAATTTTACTTTTGTATTGATCAGTTTTCAGGGTATACAATCCAAAAGATGATTCAATAAGACAAATCAGACAACCAGAGCTTACTAAACCTAAGACCTGTTTTCAGGCAGAAATCTATGTGGAAAGCCTTGTTAATCCCATGTTGACAGCTGATTAG